A portion of the Cryptosporangium phraense genome contains these proteins:
- a CDS encoding glycosyltransferase, with protein MANFVGPRSGGLRTALHELGRGYLAAGHCPVLIVPGPHFKDEETPQGRVITLPGPTVPWMGGYRVVLGRRRLTSLLDSLNPDRLEVSDRTTLRWTGSWARRHGVPSIMVSHENVTALLKMALPRWAPARRIADGLNQRTAGRYDQIVATTEFAAAEFRRLGATGLVKVPLGVDLERFNPSLHDSALRAELARPGELLLVHCGRLSPEKRVERSVDALAALRARGVPAVLVVVGDGPRRPALERRARGLPVQFLGFVPDRVHVARLLATADAVLAPGPAETFGLAALEAMACGTPVVAAGDGALGEVVGDAGVAVSGGVGARFAEAVLELAARPEADRRAAARLRAQRYDWPTAVNGMLAAHGLDPLQTFEEVASWPRVSALRRSVTR; from the coding sequence TTGGCGAATTTCGTCGGGCCACGCTCCGGCGGCCTGCGTACCGCGTTGCACGAGCTGGGCCGGGGATACCTGGCGGCCGGGCACTGCCCGGTGCTGATCGTGCCCGGCCCGCACTTCAAGGACGAGGAGACACCGCAGGGCCGGGTGATCACGCTGCCGGGCCCGACCGTTCCGTGGATGGGCGGCTACCGGGTGGTGCTCGGCCGGCGACGGCTGACGTCGCTGCTCGATTCGCTGAACCCGGACCGGCTGGAGGTCTCCGACCGGACGACGCTGCGCTGGACCGGCTCCTGGGCCCGGCGCCACGGGGTGCCGTCGATCATGGTGTCGCACGAGAACGTCACCGCGCTGCTGAAGATGGCGCTGCCCCGCTGGGCCCCGGCCCGGCGGATCGCCGACGGGCTCAACCAGCGGACCGCCGGGCGGTACGACCAGATCGTCGCCACCACCGAGTTCGCGGCCGCCGAGTTCCGCCGGCTCGGGGCCACCGGGCTGGTCAAGGTGCCGCTGGGCGTCGATCTGGAGCGGTTCAATCCGTCGCTGCACGATTCGGCGTTGCGGGCGGAGCTGGCCCGGCCCGGCGAATTACTGCTGGTCCACTGTGGGCGGCTCTCGCCCGAGAAGCGGGTCGAGCGGTCGGTGGACGCGCTGGCGGCGCTGCGCGCCCGGGGCGTCCCGGCCGTCCTCGTCGTCGTGGGTGACGGGCCGCGGAGGCCCGCACTCGAGCGGCGGGCCCGCGGATTGCCGGTGCAGTTCCTCGGGTTCGTGCCCGACCGGGTGCACGTGGCCCGGCTGCTGGCGACCGCGGACGCGGTGCTGGCGCCCGGACCGGCGGAGACGTTCGGCCTGGCCGCGCTGGAGGCGATGGCGTGCGGGACGCCGGTCGTGGCGGCCGGGGACGGTGCACTCGGCGAGGTCGTCGGCGACGCCGGGGTCGCGGTGTCGGGTGGGGTCGGGGCCCGGTTCGCCGAGGCGGTGCTGGAACTGGCGGCCCGGCCCGAGGCCGACCGGCGGGCGGCCGCCCGCCTGCGAGCTCAGCGTTACGACTGGCCGACCGCGGTGAACGGCATGCTCGCCGCGCACGGCCTGGACCCGTTGCAGACGTTCGAGGAGGTGGCGTCGTGGCCGAGGGTCTCCGCTTTGCGGCGCTCGGTGACTCGGTAA
- a CDS encoding glycosyltransferase family 4 protein has product MRVAIITESYSPDVNGVAHSVLRTVEHLLARGHEPMVVAPESTAVPRASLPDIPVVRVPSVGLPGYASFRVGLPTRRVAAALRRFRPDVVHLASPFALAAQGAFVAARLKLPAVAIYQTDVPGFAGFYKLGAGRAAAWRWLRRVHGVTARTLAPSSATATELSAHGIGPVHLWPRGVDAVRFDPSKRSDEFRARIGDGVLVGYVGRLAPEKRVDLLAPASRLPGVKVVIIGDGPARPSLERLMPGATFLGEVVGDDLATAFASLDVFVHTGAHETFCQTVQEAMASGLPVVAPAAGGPVDLVRTGRTGYLVTPEDASAVTVAVQALAADPALRQEFGIAGRAAVAGRSWAAIGDALIGHYQAVIGPVPLEKAA; this is encoded by the coding sequence ATGCGTGTCGCGATCATCACGGAGTCGTACTCGCCGGACGTCAACGGGGTGGCCCACTCGGTGCTGCGCACCGTGGAGCATCTGCTCGCCCGCGGGCACGAGCCGATGGTGGTGGCACCGGAGTCGACAGCGGTGCCTCGCGCCTCGCTGCCGGACATTCCGGTGGTTCGGGTGCCCAGCGTCGGGCTGCCGGGTTACGCGAGCTTCCGGGTCGGGCTGCCGACCCGCCGCGTGGCCGCGGCACTGCGCCGGTTCCGGCCGGACGTCGTCCATCTCGCCTCGCCGTTCGCGCTGGCGGCCCAGGGCGCGTTCGTCGCCGCCCGGCTGAAGCTGCCCGCGGTGGCGATCTACCAGACCGACGTCCCGGGTTTCGCGGGCTTCTACAAGCTCGGGGCCGGGCGGGCGGCGGCCTGGCGATGGCTCCGCCGGGTGCACGGGGTGACCGCGCGGACGCTGGCGCCGTCGAGCGCGACCGCGACCGAGCTGTCGGCGCACGGCATCGGGCCGGTGCACCTGTGGCCGCGCGGGGTGGACGCGGTGCGCTTCGATCCGTCGAAGCGGTCGGACGAGTTCCGCGCGCGGATCGGCGACGGGGTGCTCGTCGGTTACGTGGGCCGCCTCGCGCCGGAGAAGCGCGTGGACCTGCTCGCGCCGGCCAGCCGGTTGCCCGGGGTGAAGGTCGTGATCATCGGCGACGGTCCGGCGCGGCCCTCGCTGGAACGGCTGATGCCCGGGGCGACGTTCCTCGGCGAGGTCGTGGGTGACGACCTGGCGACGGCATTCGCCAGCCTGGACGTGTTCGTCCACACCGGCGCGCACGAGACGTTCTGCCAGACTGTGCAGGAGGCGATGGCGTCCGGCCTGCCGGTCGTCGCGCCGGCCGCCGGTGGACCGGTGGACCTCGTGCGGACCGGCCGGACCGGCTACCTGGTGACGCCGGAGGACGCCTCGGCGGTCACCGTCGCGGTCCAGGCGCTGGCCGCGGATCCGGCGCTGCGGCAGGAGTTCGGGATCGCGGGGCGGGCGGCCGTGGCCGGACGCAGCTGGGCCGCGATCGGCGACGCGCTGATCGGCCACTACCAGGCCGTGATCGGGCCGGTTCCGCTGGAGAAGGCCGCGTGA
- a CDS encoding MBL fold metallo-hydrolase, translating into MTTLCDAAGSFPEPLEDAFPDAGNTGRWPMHVHCHLVRTPTRTVLVDAGVGPEWAPAGEWFGRPGRLPEELAALGVDPSEITDVILTHLHPDHIGWVVADEDAPKPYFANARHVVQNAELKWLRDSGEEYEELYESHIKPLMDAQLLVEVTGAATLDERLDLVLAPGHTPGHQCLLVDAPDRPLLITGDAFVHRGQMTSAGLAYRYEEGTEDAAKTRRRLLSVAAERGVLLAPCHLDEGVVLVESASEDSFRTTAMARCPNTVA; encoded by the coding sequence GTGACAACCCTGTGTGACGCCGCCGGTTCGTTCCCCGAACCCCTCGAGGATGCGTTCCCCGACGCCGGTAACACCGGCCGGTGGCCCATGCACGTGCATTGCCATCTCGTCCGGACGCCGACCAGGACAGTGCTGGTGGACGCCGGCGTCGGGCCCGAGTGGGCGCCGGCCGGCGAGTGGTTCGGGCGGCCCGGGCGGCTGCCCGAGGAGCTGGCCGCGCTCGGCGTGGACCCCTCGGAGATCACCGACGTGATCCTCACCCACCTGCACCCGGATCACATCGGCTGGGTGGTGGCCGACGAGGACGCCCCCAAGCCGTACTTCGCCAACGCGCGGCACGTGGTGCAGAACGCGGAGCTGAAGTGGCTGCGTGACTCCGGCGAGGAGTACGAGGAGCTCTACGAGTCCCACATCAAGCCGCTGATGGACGCCCAGTTGCTGGTCGAGGTCACCGGCGCGGCGACGCTCGACGAGCGGCTCGACCTGGTGCTGGCGCCCGGCCACACGCCCGGCCACCAGTGCCTGCTGGTCGACGCGCCCGACCGGCCGCTGCTGATCACCGGGGACGCGTTCGTGCACCGCGGCCAGATGACCAGCGCCGGGCTCGCGTACCGGTACGAAGAAGGCACCGAGGACGCGGCCAAGACCCGTCGTCGTCTGCTGTCGGTCGCGGCCGAGCGCGGGGTGCTGCTGGCGCCGTGCCATCTCGACGAGGGCGTCGTGCTGGTCGAGAGCGCCAGCGAGGACTCGTTCCGCACGACCGCGATGGCCCGCTGCCCGAACACCGTCGCCTAG
- a CDS encoding MBL fold metallo-hydrolase, producing the protein MKLSVLGCAGSFPGPDSPCSSYLLEAEGFRLLMDFGNGAMGALQRHPAGLQGIDAIVLSHLHCDHVVDACVYMVVRRYDPAGKHPPMPLYGPAGAGERLAQIYGPEEGVRGVEDVYDVKTLQPGRFAIGPFTVEAARVNHPVETYGLRIEHGDSAIAYSADTGRSEALVGLARDVDLFLCEASYLEDKPHPPDLHLTGREAGEYATRAGARSLVLTHLVQAWGDPRKTLAEAVGSYDGPVSLAYAGAEYDI; encoded by the coding sequence ATGAAGCTTTCCGTACTGGGTTGTGCCGGCAGTTTTCCCGGCCCCGACTCCCCCTGCTCCTCGTACCTGCTCGAGGCGGAGGGCTTCCGGTTGCTGATGGACTTCGGCAACGGAGCGATGGGGGCCCTCCAGCGGCACCCGGCCGGGCTGCAGGGCATCGATGCGATCGTGCTCTCCCACCTGCACTGCGACCACGTCGTGGACGCGTGCGTGTACATGGTGGTTCGCCGGTACGACCCGGCCGGTAAGCACCCGCCGATGCCGCTGTACGGCCCGGCCGGTGCGGGCGAGCGGCTCGCGCAGATCTACGGCCCCGAGGAGGGGGTGCGCGGGGTCGAGGACGTGTACGACGTCAAGACGCTGCAGCCGGGGCGGTTCGCGATCGGCCCGTTCACGGTCGAGGCGGCCCGGGTCAACCACCCGGTGGAGACGTACGGCCTGCGGATCGAGCACGGCGACTCGGCGATCGCGTACTCGGCCGACACCGGTCGGAGCGAGGCCCTGGTCGGGCTGGCGCGCGACGTCGACCTGTTCCTCTGCGAAGCGTCCTATTTAGAAGACAAGCCGCACCCGCCGGACCTGCACCTGACCGGCCGGGAGGCCGGGGAGTACGCGACCCGGGCGGGAGCCCGCAGCCTGGTGCTCACCCACCTGGTGCAGGCGTGGGGCGACCCGCGCAAGACGCTGGCCGAAGCGGTCGGGTCGTACGACGGCCCGGTCTCGCTGGCCTACGCGGGCGCGGAGTACGACATCTGA
- the murI gene encoding glutamate racemase encodes MMDAPIGIFDSGVGGLTVARAVLDQLPNERLIYVGDTAHVPYGPRPIAQVRRFALQVLDHLVEQDVKMLVIACNSASAACLRDARERYDVPVVEVVLPAVRRAAAATRNGRVGVIGTRATITSGAYEDMFAAVPDVTVTGVACPEFVPFVERGVTSGRQLLGLAQAYLEPLQRAEVDTLVLGCTHYPLLAGVISLVMGDGVTLVSSADETAKDVYRSLTARDLLRGDDLDPPDHRFLATGDPEPFARLGRRFLGPEAAVVGSLTLPRTTQVEVA; translated from the coding sequence GTGATGGACGCGCCAATCGGCATTTTCGACTCCGGAGTCGGCGGGCTCACGGTGGCGCGTGCGGTGCTCGACCAGCTGCCGAACGAGCGGCTGATCTACGTCGGGGACACCGCGCACGTGCCGTACGGGCCGCGTCCGATCGCCCAGGTGCGCCGGTTCGCGCTCCAGGTGCTCGACCACTTGGTCGAGCAGGACGTGAAGATGCTGGTCATCGCCTGTAACAGCGCGTCCGCGGCCTGCCTGCGCGATGCCCGCGAGCGCTACGACGTGCCGGTCGTCGAGGTCGTCCTGCCGGCCGTGCGGCGGGCGGCCGCGGCGACCCGCAACGGCCGGGTCGGGGTGATCGGCACCCGGGCGACGATCACCAGCGGCGCCTACGAGGACATGTTCGCGGCCGTGCCCGACGTCACCGTGACCGGCGTGGCCTGCCCGGAGTTCGTCCCGTTCGTCGAGCGCGGGGTCACCAGCGGGCGTCAGCTGCTCGGGCTGGCCCAGGCGTATCTGGAGCCGCTGCAGCGCGCCGAGGTCGACACGCTCGTGCTGGGCTGCACACACTATCCCCTGCTGGCCGGGGTGATCAGCCTGGTGATGGGGGACGGTGTCACGCTGGTGTCGAGCGCGGACGAGACCGCCAAGGACGTGTACCGGTCGCTGACCGCGCGCGACCTGCTTCGCGGAGACGACCTGGACCCGCCCGATCACCGGTTCCTCGCCACCGGTGATCCGGAGCCGTTCGCGCGCCTCGGACGCCGCTTTCTCGGCCCGGAGGCCGCCGTGGTGGGTTCCCTTACTCTGCCTAGAACCACGCAGGTGGAGGTGGCATGA
- the egtD gene encoding L-histidine N(alpha)-methyltransferase yields the protein MVAATLTVENHLPADFTARTLREDVLAGLTAPDKWLPPRWFYDDRGSELFDEITRLPEYYPTRAERSILQARAAEIAAVSAATSLVELGAGSAEKTHLLIDAFRATGSFRTYIPVDVSDAALRTASAGLLWEYPGLAVHAVVADFERHLDRLPTTGHRMVALLGGTIGNLVPETRARFLKNVRSALRPGETLLLGTDLVKSPDVLIPAYDDAAGVTAEFNRNVLNVLNRELGADFETDAFTHVAAWDAEHEWIEMRLRAGHAMRVRIPAVDLSVGLERGETIRTEISAKFRREGVAAELSAAGFGLTRWWTDEEGRFGLGLATAG from the coding sequence ATGGTCGCCGCCACTCTCACCGTCGAGAACCACCTGCCCGCCGACTTCACCGCCCGCACGCTGCGCGAGGACGTCCTCGCCGGCCTGACCGCACCGGACAAGTGGCTGCCGCCCCGCTGGTTCTACGACGACCGGGGCAGCGAGCTGTTCGACGAGATCACCCGGCTGCCCGAGTACTACCCGACCCGGGCCGAACGCTCGATCCTGCAGGCCAGGGCGGCCGAGATCGCCGCGGTCTCGGCGGCGACCAGCCTGGTCGAGCTGGGCGCCGGCTCGGCCGAGAAGACCCACCTCCTGATCGACGCCTTCCGCGCGACCGGCAGCTTCCGTACGTACATCCCGGTCGACGTCTCGGACGCGGCCCTGCGTACCGCCTCGGCCGGGCTGCTGTGGGAGTACCCGGGGCTGGCCGTCCACGCGGTCGTGGCCGACTTCGAGCGGCACCTCGACCGGCTGCCGACGACCGGCCACCGGATGGTGGCGCTGCTCGGTGGCACGATCGGCAACCTCGTGCCGGAGACCCGGGCCCGGTTCCTGAAGAACGTGCGGTCCGCGCTCCGGCCGGGCGAGACGCTGCTGCTCGGCACCGACCTGGTCAAGTCGCCGGACGTCCTGATCCCGGCCTACGACGACGCGGCCGGCGTCACCGCGGAGTTCAACCGGAACGTGCTGAACGTCCTCAACCGCGAGCTCGGCGCGGACTTCGAGACCGACGCGTTCACGCACGTCGCGGCCTGGGACGCCGAGCACGAGTGGATCGAGATGCGGCTGCGGGCCGGGCACGCGATGCGGGTCCGCATCCCGGCCGTCGACCTGAGCGTGGGCCTGGAGCGCGGCGAGACGATCCGCACCGAGATCTCGGCGAAGTTTCGCCGGGAGGGCGTGGCGGCCGAACTGTCGGCCGCGGGATTCGGACTCACCCGCTGGTGGACCGACGAGGAGGGGCGTTTCGGTCTCGGGCTGGCGACCGCCGGCTGA
- the egtC gene encoding ergothioneine biosynthesis protein EgtC — MCRHLAYLGPALTLHELLIEPEHGLYRQSWQPRRQQHGTVNADGFGVGWYAPGDPVPARYRRDRPIWGDPNLLDLARVIRSGAVLAAVRSGTDGMGFAEAAAAPFTSGKWLFSHNGAVPGWPGSLHRLSAALPPEDLTRLEAPTDSALLWAYAQHRLAAGVPLPLAVAETVSNALSDAPGARLNLLATDGTTIVATVRGDTLSWKRASPAGVLVASEPTDDGRGWHDVPDDSLLVATADGVTVTALELAVEVV; from the coding sequence ATGTGTAGGCATCTGGCGTACCTGGGTCCGGCCCTCACCCTGCACGAACTGCTGATCGAGCCGGAACACGGCCTGTACCGGCAGTCCTGGCAACCCCGGCGGCAACAGCACGGCACGGTCAACGCCGACGGTTTCGGCGTCGGCTGGTACGCGCCGGGCGACCCGGTGCCCGCCCGCTACCGCCGTGACCGGCCGATCTGGGGCGATCCCAACCTCCTCGACCTGGCCCGGGTGATCCGCTCCGGTGCGGTCCTCGCCGCCGTGCGCTCCGGCACCGACGGCATGGGCTTCGCGGAGGCGGCGGCGGCTCCCTTCACGTCCGGAAAGTGGCTCTTCAGCCACAACGGCGCGGTACCCGGCTGGCCGGGGTCGTTGCACCGGTTGTCGGCGGCGCTGCCGCCGGAGGACCTGACCCGGCTGGAGGCGCCGACCGACTCGGCCCTGCTCTGGGCTTACGCCCAACACCGGCTGGCGGCCGGCGTACCGCTCCCGCTCGCCGTGGCCGAGACCGTGTCGAACGCTCTTTCGGACGCTCCGGGAGCGCGGTTGAACCTGCTGGCGACCGACGGCACGACGATCGTGGCGACGGTCAGAGGCGACACGCTCAGCTGGAAACGGGCGTCCCCGGCCGGTGTGCTCGTCGCCTCCGAACCCACCGACGACGGTCGGGGCTGGCACGACGTCCCGGACGACTCGCTGCTCGTAGCCACCGCCGACGGAGTCACCGTCACCGCTCTCGAACTCGCCGTGGAGGTCGTCTGA
- the egtB gene encoding ergothioneine biosynthesis protein EgtB — protein sequence MTIDALRHSPEQLRARIAAELERARNRSTGLTDAVDGDDLVRQHSPLMSPLVWDYAHIGSQEELWLVRDVGGREPVRPDIDNIYDAFQTKRADRPSLPMLNPDEARVYVSTVRDKALDVLEHTPLEGRRLVEAGFAFGMIVQHEQQHVETMLATHQLRQGPAVLDAPAPPPGAPAAETEVYVPGGMFLMGTDLDPWALDNERPAHAVGVEPYWIDTDPVTNAQYAQFIADGGYADRRWWTPEGWAHRSNAELTAPQFWHDDGTRTRFGHVEPIPPDEPVQHVCWYEADAYARWAGKRLPTEAEWEMAARYDPESGRSLRYPWGDEDPTDEHANLGGRYLQPAPVGAFPKGTSPLGVRGLVGDVWEWTSSDFTPYPGFAMFPYPEYSEVFFGPDYKILRGGSWAADPAAVRATFRNWDYPIRRQIFSGFRCARDV from the coding sequence ATGACGATCGACGCGCTCCGCCACTCGCCCGAGCAGCTCCGCGCCCGCATCGCGGCCGAGCTCGAACGGGCCCGCAACCGCAGCACCGGCCTCACCGACGCCGTCGACGGCGACGACCTGGTCCGCCAGCACTCCCCGCTGATGTCGCCGCTGGTCTGGGACTACGCCCACATCGGCAGCCAGGAGGAGCTCTGGCTCGTCCGGGACGTCGGCGGCCGGGAGCCGGTGCGGCCGGACATCGACAACATCTACGACGCGTTCCAGACCAAGCGCGCCGACCGCCCGTCGCTGCCGATGCTCAACCCGGACGAGGCCCGCGTCTACGTCAGCACGGTCCGCGACAAGGCCCTCGACGTGCTCGAACACACGCCGCTGGAGGGTCGACGGCTGGTCGAGGCCGGGTTCGCGTTCGGCATGATCGTCCAGCACGAGCAGCAGCACGTGGAGACGATGCTGGCCACCCACCAGCTCCGCCAGGGCCCAGCGGTGCTCGACGCACCGGCCCCGCCGCCCGGCGCTCCGGCCGCCGAGACCGAGGTCTACGTCCCCGGCGGCATGTTCCTGATGGGCACCGACCTCGACCCCTGGGCCCTGGACAACGAGCGCCCGGCCCACGCGGTCGGCGTCGAGCCCTACTGGATCGACACCGACCCGGTGACCAACGCGCAGTACGCCCAGTTCATCGCCGACGGCGGCTACGCCGACCGACGCTGGTGGACCCCCGAGGGCTGGGCCCACCGGAGCAACGCGGAACTGACCGCCCCCCAGTTCTGGCACGACGACGGCACCCGCACCCGCTTCGGCCACGTCGAGCCGATCCCGCCGGACGAGCCCGTCCAGCACGTCTGCTGGTACGAGGCCGACGCCTACGCCCGCTGGGCCGGCAAGCGCCTCCCCACCGAGGCCGAGTGGGAGATGGCCGCCCGCTACGACCCCGAATCGGGCCGCAGCCTGCGCTACCCCTGGGGCGACGAGGACCCGACCGACGAGCACGCCAACCTCGGCGGCAGGTACCTTCAGCCCGCTCCGGTCGGCGCGTTCCCGAAGGGCACCTCCCCGCTCGGGGTGCGAGGCCTGGTCGGCGACGTCTGGGAGTGGACCTCGTCCGATTTCACCCCGTACCCGGGCTTCGCGATGTTCCCCTACCCGGAGTACTCCGAGGTCTTCTTCGGCCCCGACTACAAGATCCTCCGCGGCGGCTCCTGGGCCGCCGACCCGGCCGCTGTTCGGGCCACGTTCCGCAACTGGGACTACCCGATCCGCCGCCAGATCTTCAGCGGCTTCCGGTGCGCCCGCGATGTGTAG
- the egtA gene encoding ergothioneine biosynthesis glutamate--cysteine ligase EgtA: MSETTVTPARPANDPLAEPIRTRADAEAFIAKICFKIGPPRLAGIELERLIHDATDPTRTLTSERLASALGRWSPPILTTPSADPTALGRPLPAGSTVTVEPGGQVELSTRAWGTFADCLAAAGTDADAVRAALARSGLAVGRSGIDAHRPAGRLVEKARYAAMERYFDRDGNDAGRLMMGSTASVQLSVDAGTETGEHAFAERWRTLHAVGPALVAAFANSPIYAGAPTGWYSTRQRVWIELDPGRTSAATAGDNDPREAYARAALDARLLCLPNDSDLWDAPAGVTFADWLDGALERPATYADLDYHLSTLFPPVRAKGFLEVRYLDAQAGDDWRVPPSVLWTLLASPGTRDAALAAVEPLGPPTWPGAWARAARTGLTDEALARAASALLTLAIENADAAGLPRAVTRQITAFAERYTFRRRTPADDQLAAAKDASRTHASENHASENHAEDHPEENR, translated from the coding sequence ATGTCCGAAACGACGGTAACGCCGGCTCGCCCGGCGAACGATCCGCTCGCCGAGCCGATCCGGACCCGGGCCGACGCAGAGGCGTTCATCGCGAAGATCTGTTTCAAGATCGGCCCACCCCGGCTGGCCGGAATCGAGCTGGAACGCCTGATCCACGACGCCACCGACCCGACCAGGACCCTCACGTCAGAACGGCTCGCGTCCGCGTTGGGACGCTGGAGCCCACCGATCCTCACCACCCCGTCCGCCGATCCCACGGCGCTCGGCCGGCCGCTGCCGGCCGGTTCGACGGTCACCGTCGAACCCGGCGGCCAGGTCGAACTCTCGACCCGGGCCTGGGGAACGTTCGCCGATTGCCTGGCGGCTGCCGGTACCGATGCGGACGCCGTCCGCGCCGCGCTCGCCCGTTCCGGGCTCGCCGTCGGCCGTTCCGGTATCGACGCCCACCGCCCGGCCGGCCGCCTCGTCGAGAAGGCGCGCTACGCGGCCATGGAGCGGTACTTCGATCGCGACGGGAACGACGCCGGCCGGCTGATGATGGGCTCGACGGCGTCCGTGCAACTCTCGGTCGACGCCGGCACCGAGACCGGTGAGCACGCCTTCGCCGAGCGCTGGCGGACGTTGCACGCGGTCGGGCCCGCGCTGGTCGCCGCGTTCGCGAACTCGCCGATCTACGCCGGGGCGCCGACGGGCTGGTACTCCACCCGCCAGCGGGTCTGGATCGAGCTCGACCCGGGCCGCACGTCCGCCGCCACCGCCGGCGACAACGACCCCCGGGAGGCGTACGCCAGGGCCGCGCTCGACGCGCGGCTCCTCTGCCTGCCGAACGACTCCGACCTCTGGGACGCCCCGGCCGGCGTGACGTTCGCCGACTGGCTCGACGGGGCCCTGGAGCGCCCGGCCACTTACGCCGACCTCGACTACCACCTGAGCACGCTGTTCCCGCCGGTCCGGGCCAAGGGCTTCCTCGAGGTCCGCTACCTCGACGCCCAGGCGGGCGACGACTGGCGGGTGCCGCCGTCGGTGCTCTGGACGCTGCTGGCCTCGCCGGGCACCCGCGACGCCGCACTGGCCGCCGTCGAGCCGCTCGGGCCGCCGACCTGGCCCGGCGCCTGGGCGCGGGCGGCTCGCACGGGCCTCACCGACGAAGCCCTGGCCCGGGCCGCGTCCGCGCTGCTCACGCTCGCGATCGAGAACGCCGACGCGGCCGGGCTGCCCCGCGCGGTCACCCGGCAGATCACCGCGTTCGCCGAGCGCTACACGTTCCGCCGCCGCACCCCGGCCGACGACCAGCTCGCCGCCGCAAAAGACGCCTCCCGAACCCACGCCTCCGAAAACCACGCCTCCGAAAACCACGCCGAAGACCACCCGGAGGAGAACCGATGA
- a CDS encoding substrate-binding and VWA domain-containing protein encodes MQLSIAASPDQAPVVQSLADKWQKDAPEVDGRCAQIAVRAVQSAEVASSLTPNWKEDSGEPRVDVWMPDSQVWIERTGARPDVAQMVSGEPSLIATSPVVMTLPRPMAEALGWPDKTLSWAELAQGRVAGTTWAKYQHSVWGPIKMGIGDPRASFPALGTLLSVADADGDNSVTETELGNALLLARASTVEAVTSDAFFANMKKVTNTEAGLAGSGPFPATEAQVAAYDNAKPKVPLVAINPDEGTVYAEYQYLVLKADWVDSVRKKIAQQFLSYLQGEEAQRAYGQAGFRDPQNSTQYAVGLDTDLGMGSQSTSEARQLPDIKSVDQTVGFWTALQRKANVLAVIDSSGSMDEAAPDGQGKRIQVVQQACLRADALFNPDTHVGSWRFSTKLDGDKDYQEMVPIGPVGGNLPDGTSRRKALDATIYNDLVPEGSTGLYDTMLAAYKFMQAHWLGDNRLNMVVMMTDGKNEDPGGISQEDLIKQLKATADPDKPVQVVIIGYGPDADLNELKTITQAVGGNAYPAKTGADIEKVFLATLIGGQS; translated from the coding sequence GTGCAGCTGTCGATCGCCGCCTCCCCCGACCAAGCTCCGGTGGTGCAGTCCCTCGCCGACAAGTGGCAGAAGGACGCCCCGGAGGTCGACGGCCGCTGCGCCCAGATCGCGGTGCGGGCCGTCCAGTCCGCCGAGGTGGCGAGCTCGCTGACGCCGAACTGGAAGGAAGATTCGGGCGAACCGCGGGTCGACGTCTGGATGCCGGACTCGCAGGTGTGGATCGAGCGCACCGGCGCCCGCCCTGACGTCGCCCAGATGGTCTCCGGCGAGCCGTCGCTCATCGCGACCTCGCCCGTCGTCATGACGCTGCCGCGGCCGATGGCCGAGGCGCTGGGCTGGCCCGACAAGACGCTCTCCTGGGCCGAGCTGGCGCAGGGCCGGGTGGCCGGCACCACCTGGGCGAAGTACCAGCACTCGGTCTGGGGCCCGATCAAGATGGGCATCGGCGACCCGCGGGCGTCGTTCCCGGCGCTGGGCACGCTGCTCTCGGTCGCGGACGCCGACGGCGACAACTCGGTCACCGAGACCGAACTCGGCAACGCGCTGCTGCTCGCCCGCGCGTCGACCGTCGAGGCAGTCACCAGCGACGCGTTCTTCGCGAACATGAAGAAGGTGACGAACACCGAGGCCGGCCTGGCCGGCTCCGGGCCGTTCCCGGCGACCGAGGCCCAGGTGGCCGCATACGACAACGCCAAGCCCAAGGTGCCCCTGGTCGCGATCAACCCGGACGAGGGCACGGTCTACGCCGAGTACCAGTACCTGGTGCTGAAGGCGGACTGGGTCGACTCGGTGCGCAAGAAGATCGCGCAGCAGTTCCTGAGCTACCTGCAGGGCGAGGAAGCGCAGAGGGCGTACGGCCAGGCCGGGTTCCGTGACCCGCAGAACTCCACCCAGTACGCGGTCGGGCTCGACACCGACCTGGGCATGGGCAGCCAGTCGACGTCCGAGGCCAGGCAGTTGCCCGACATCAAGTCGGTCGACCAGACGGTCGGGTTCTGGACCGCGCTCCAGCGCAAGGCCAACGTGCTCGCGGTCATCGACAGCTCGGGCTCGATGGACGAGGCCGCGCCGGACGGTCAGGGCAAGCGGATCCAGGTGGTGCAGCAGGCCTGCCTCCGCGCCGACGCGCTCTTCAACCCCGACACGCACGTCGGCAGCTGGCGGTTCTCCACCAAGCTCGACGGCGACAAGGACTACCAGGAGATGGTGCCGATCGGCCCGGTCGGCGGGAACCTCCCCGACGGCACCTCGCGCCGCAAGGCCCTGGACGCGACGATCTACAACGACCTGGTGCCCGAGGGCTCGACCGGGCTGTACGACACCATGCTGGCCGCGTACAAGTTCATGCAGGCGCACTGGTTGGGCGACAACCGGCTCAACATGGTCGTGATGATGACCGACGGGAAGAACGAGGACCCGGGCGGCATCTCGCAGGAGGATCTGATCAAGCAGCTGAAGGCCACCGCCGACCCGGACAAGCCTGTGCAGGTGGTGATCATCGGGTACGGACCGGATGCGGACCTGAACGAGCTGAAGACGATCACGCAGGCGGTTGGTGGGAACGCTTATCCGGCGAAGACGGGAGCGGACATCGAGAAGGTGTTCCTCGCGACGCTGATCGGCGGCCAGAGCTAG